GTATCTTGATAGGAGAGATGATTTCCCAACCATTCCATCACCAACAAGTAACAATTTTATTAAATGGTCATAAGCAGGTGCTTCAGCCATATAAAAAGTAGTACCTATACAATGTATACGTATGTCATCATAGCTGAACATGCATAACatcacacattacacacacacacacgcacgcacacacacacacacacacgcacacacgtagCCTGTAGCTGCCCATCCGTAGATGATTGCAGTATCTTCAGGGAAACCCCTGGATAAGATGACCAGTGGGTCAGTGTTACGTTGCCTTGCAGAAATGTGGAAATCCCCCTTCCTTCGAAAGGTCTTTCCACAGGGACAGTGAAAAGAGGAGGGTCCCAGGCTTCCATGATCTGGATGATGTCTGCCACAAAAGCATTGATGTCTTTTCAGGTCTCCAGAACGCTTAAAGGTACATCCACTTGTACAAGTAAAACTTTAAAGTAGAGAGGGTCTGTTAGCAGCACAGTCCTCcccaacatcaacagataaacGGATCTGTTCACAAATTGTTGACTATTGCTGTCTGTCTTGAGCAATGTTGAACCAATCTTCCTCAATCCCAGTGCCCTTACATCCATCACTACCAGATCACTCCATCGTTTCTTAGGGCCATGTCTTGGGTGAGTTTAATCAGCTCACCAAAAAGTAACTGCTTAGGTATTCTATAACAATCCATCCGTGCCAACTGCCCTAGCCACCTATATCAATATCTCCCAATAATATCAGCCATGTTCTCATTCATTCCAAACTGACTAGCCAGCTTCTTAGATGTTATTCTTTCCTTCCATTGCCTAGTTCTAGACACACCCAAACTTACCTGGGTACAGCAATTGTGAAAGCCCTCCAAATGTCTAATACTAGGACTCTTCACCACCCATGTCTCTGATCCATACAATAAAGTAAACATCACTACAACACGATACACACCTTTCTTAATCTGCACACTAAGAGCCCTTTTATCAAAGATGGAGAACCACAAAGATCCAAATGCTCTTGCAGCCTTGCCCAATCTTGAACTCACTTCATTAACGATTTCACCATCACTAGTGATGTTACTTCCAAGATAAGTGAAATTATCTACTGCAGCTATTACACCATCCTCCAACCATACAGGCAAGTTGTCTTCAGGGCACCCCATTGACATCGCCTTAGTCTTTTCTAAACTAACAGTAAGTCCCCGTCCTGCTGCTGTTGTTACAAAGGTCACAGCTACTCTCTCCACCCCTTGTCTAGTGACTGCATGCAATGCTGTATCATATGCAAACTTTGACTCTGTAATTTCTGTATCCTCAAGCTTTGCTTTAACTGTTCTATCTCCCACCAGCTTCCTCCCTATCTTATACTTCACAGTAATCCCAGCCTCTGGACAGCGACTCCTCCAACAGCAACCATTGCTGCAAAATACAAATTGAACAAAACTGGTGCCATGATGCATCCTTGTCTAAGCCCATTCCGAATGTTAGTATCACCAGTGGTGCCATCACTGAACCTCACCGCAGCAGTCATGCCATCATGACATGACCTGATCAGTGACAACATCACTGGAGGAACACCATACTTCTGCAATACCTCCCACAAGACCTCTCTAGATACTGAGTCATATGCCTTGCGGAGGTTAACAAAGAGTGCAAAAAGAGAGTCACCATGTTCTCTGCTCTTCTTGAATAGCTGCCTAGCTATAGGAAGCCACACTGAGACTCAGGGAGGACCTATTCGGGAATCAACTGAAGCCCATATTGCAGTATACGTACGTCCAAACAACTTTCCAACCAAACTGATTTCCCTCCAGTTATCACAATTCCTAAGATCTCCTTTCTTAGGTATGGGAACAATTTCTGCATCTTTCCAATCCTGAACTACACATCCTGCCTTCCATACCTTCTTCATTAACACCAATAATCTGTGCTGTATTTCCGGACCTGAACAAAGTGTTAATTCTGGTAAGATACCAGTCCTCCCTCCATTTCATTTTCTTCATAGCAGCTACCAGTTCATCAGAGGTAGGGGGATCATCAAGACATTGCATCGTTTCCCGGGATGGCATTTCATCAATTAATTCTTGATCACACTGGCTGGTTATATTCAATACTTGGCCAAAATGCCCATACCAAAGCTGTTTAAGCTCTTCAGGTCCTGTACTTAAGCTACCATCTTGTTTTCTAAGTCTGATAGAATGAGCAAGCTGTCTTCCATGAAAGGCTGCCTGCAACTTCTTAATACAATGCCATCTCAGTTTCCCATCTTGACTATGCTCAGCATCACTAATCGCCTTATTGATCTATGTCTCCTTAGCCTCATCCACAGCCTTTTTCACCAACTTCTGCCATAGTCAGAATTCACGTTTAGCAGAATAACTCTGCAACTGTAAATACCTTTGACGAGCTCTAACTTTGTCATCCAGCAGGGATGTTAGTATATCAgtagcatcaataaaccaatcTGGCTACTTCTTCCTAGCACATGCAACAGCTGCATCAGCAGAAGTCATATTGCACTCTTTTAATGTCCGCCACTGCTCCTCCACTGACTCTTCCTTATCATATTGATGTTGAAGCAAGTGTTGTTCAAGGGATTACTGGTGTCTATCACTTACTTCCAGACTTCTTAAGAGGTGGACTGCCAGTGACACACGAGTAACACTACTCCTCTGCTTCCTTGAAAAGTTTAACATTAACTTTCCTTTCACCAAATAGTGGTCTATCCAACAGCAAGCACTCCTGCACACTCTTACATCAGTATACAACTGTCGCTGATCTTTCCTCATCATCACAAAGTCAATTATATGAGCCTGCTTAGTAGCAGGGTGTATCCATGTACCCAAGCGTATTGGCTTCTTCTCAAACCAAGTGTTTATGATGGTCAAATTGTTAACAGCACACAGTAGTCACAGCTCCAGGAGCTATTCACCAGCTTCATTACAAGTGCCAATACCATGCAGTCCTCTGATCTCCCTCCAGACATCATCATCAGATTCCCTTCTCCCAACTCGAGCATTAAAGTCACCTAGTACCACCACAATATCACCAACAGGAAGAGCACCCAAAGTGCATTGAAGATCATCAACAAACTTTACCTTAACACCTGGAGGAGCCTTGGCTGTGGGAGCATATGCTGATATCAGTGATAAATACCTACtatattagtccacctagaacCTCCACATTATCTATGTCCACACTGCACAATCTGCAACTGGGCTGTCACTATCCTAGAACTGACATCCTCCCAAGTTTTACCAGCATTCTTCCGTGTAGCAGTAGCACGCTGGTCAAGCACAATGCCTACACCTTCATTTCTCAAGAGTGGTTCACCATCACCACGCAAAGTGCACCCTGAATGTAACAAAGTAAATCCATctgcattttttttttcttttttttattactaaacttttaaaatatatatatgaaAACAATTAAGAATAGTTCAGTTAATAGTCCAGCAGCAGCTCCCCCTCAGCCACAGCAAGAGAAGCATCATCTTCACGCACTGGCCTTCCACTTTCCTGGTACAAAGGATGGCACATCTCAATAACGCAAAGGACAGCCGGCACCTTAGCCATCCCATAATTACTGAATGGCTTTCCTCCCGCTTATGACTTACAAGGTCAGCTTACCGCTTGTAAAAAGTAGTTTCATGTGCCATACCACCAGAAGAGGAGAACACTAAAGGGGTAAAACTCCATGCTCAACTTCATGTACACGATCACAGTATTCTCGTTTCTTAGACTGCTCATGTTTATGATAAATAGATGAAAGAGAAGCTGTATGGTATGAAGATGCATTAGGATAGAAAATTCTTATGGTGAACCATCCAGAAACTCCTTGCCTTAACATCAGCACAAGCACCATCCTCAACATTGGAAGTATGGTGGGAAAAATTCTCACCATTCAAAGGTTGCAAGCAAGATTCAATGGCAACATTATGACAAACTTCAGTTAAGAGTGAGGCAGTGAGCTGCATTTCCAAACATCCTGTCCAAACCATTTGGTTTCTTGTATACCATCTTCAACTCCTTAACCAAAAAATCCAACTTCCTATCAACACAATGAGATCTTGTGGACAATAGATGGCAAAAGTTGGGATTAGGTCTAACCCTACAGATCCTTTGATCATCTCCAGCACTCTCCATGAGAGTGCGAATGTTTCAAGTGGCAAATGAGATGGACTCAGAGCAAAGACTGCACCCTGAAAATAAGTTAAACCCTCTAGTCTACTAATGCAAAAACACAAACACTTAACCTCAAGTTACAAGTTTGAAGCAAGTAAACTGCCTTTAAAAACTGAACTACTCCACACATTCTAAAAAGCAGCCATCAGCGTTCACTAGCAACGTAACAGGAACCACCATGAGGAggtgctcacacacacacacacacacacacacgcacgcgcacacacacaccacaaaaGCAAAGGGCTGCCACTGGTGCAATTATGCCTACCCAATGAagcagcactgggacacctgtgcgctACTTGGGTGCTAGAAGTCAgcacaggaaaatcctcctggggcaggactagtaacccacaggaggctgtactatGTCttggtgaaggtgtgggcacacacacacacatacacgctaTACACACATTATTATAGTAACAGCTAGCTACAAAGATGTGCTGTAACACAAGATATAGTTCATTGCTAACCATGCATTTTGTCCAAAAGAATTATGTATGCAAACATTTCTGTATATAACAAATTTAATGAGTAGATATATTGTACAAACATTTTACAATTTAAGAAAGAGTTAACATTCAGACATACATATACCAAAAGATAGTTATGTTCCACATGATTGCATACAACTTGTCAATTAAAACATATTTGATGGTAAATCAGTATGTGcacattgagctgagccctgcAAAAAATAGGAAAGTGTGCTTCTCTAAAAGAATAGTATTGATGATTAGTGACAACAATAGGTGCCAAGAGCAGACATGTGCAgattggctccattacaaactCGGAAAAAAGGTCTCCTAACAGACATGGACTTTTATATCTTTCCCATATGAATGCATGG
The nucleotide sequence above comes from Dysidea avara chromosome 3, odDysAvar1.4, whole genome shotgun sequence. Encoded proteins:
- the LOC136248319 gene encoding uncharacterized protein, which encodes MESAGDDQRICRVRPNPNFCHLLSTRSHCVDRKLDFLVKELKMVYKKPNAKAPPGVKVKFVDDLQCTLGALPVGDIVVVLGDFNARVGRRESDDDVWREIRGLHGIGTCNEAGPEIQHRLLVLMKKVWKAGCVVQDWKDAEIVPIPKKGDLRNCDNWREISLVGKLFGPRQLFKKSREHGDSLFALFVNLRKAYDSVSREVLWEVLQKYGVPPVMLSLIRSCHDGMTAAVSNGCCWRSRCPEAGITVKYKIGRKLVGDRTVKAKLEDTEITESKFAYDTALHAVTRQGVERVAVTFVTTAAGRGLTVSLEKTKAMSMGCPEDNLPVWLEDGVIAAVDNFTYLGSNITSDGEIVNEVSSRLGKAARAFGSLWFSIFDKRALSVQIKKGVYRVVVMFTLLYGSETWVVKSPSIRHLEGFHNCCTQVSLGVSRTRQWKERITSKKLASQFGMNENMADIIGRY